One Candidatus Aminicenantes bacterium genomic region harbors:
- a CDS encoding slipin family protein, translating into MLDLAMPFGIIVLVICMLGIRIVSQWQSGVVFRLGKFVRQITPGLNIIIPVLEYVRRVDMRVRTMDVIPQEIMTKDSVPVKIDAVVYYKIFDAPKSIIAVENFSMASTLLAQSKLRDVLGKYDLDTLLSNKDQIGKEVLVELQGPTDDWGINIISVEIKNIELPDNMKRAMAKESEAVREKRSRLVKASAEEEASKKFTDAAKTMEASPNALMLRQLQTWQEIGAEQNSLIVLVPTEFASIAKKLQDSK; encoded by the coding sequence ATGTTGGATTTGGCAATGCCTTTTGGAATTATTGTTTTGGTTATTTGTATGTTGGGGATCCGCATCGTGTCGCAATGGCAGAGCGGGGTTGTTTTTCGCCTGGGGAAATTTGTCAGGCAGATCACGCCCGGGTTGAATATCATAATCCCCGTTCTGGAATACGTGAGACGTGTGGATATGCGTGTCCGCACCATGGATGTCATACCCCAGGAGATCATGACCAAGGATTCGGTCCCGGTCAAGATCGACGCCGTGGTCTATTACAAGATCTTCGATGCGCCGAAGTCGATCATCGCGGTCGAGAATTTCAGCATGGCCTCCACCTTGCTGGCCCAATCCAAGCTGAGGGATGTCCTGGGCAAATATGACCTGGATACCCTGCTGTCCAACAAGGACCAGATCGGCAAGGAAGTATTGGTGGAATTGCAGGGGCCGACAGATGATTGGGGGATCAATATCATCAGCGTCGAGATCAAGAATATCGAGTTGCCGGACAATATGAAGCGCGCCATGGCCAAGGAATCCGAGGCTGTCCGCGAGAAACGCTCGCGATTGGTCAAAGCCTCGGCGGAAGAGGAAGCCAGTAAAAAGTTTACCGACGCCGCCAAAACGATGGAAGCGTCTCCCAATGCCCTGATGTTAAGACAGCTGCAAACCTGGCAGGAGATCGGCGCCGAACAAAACAGCCTGATTGTCCTTGTACCTACTGAATTTGCTTCAATTGCAAAAAAATTGCAGGATAGTAAATAA